In Treponema denticola, one genomic interval encodes:
- a CDS encoding BrnA antitoxin family protein — protein sequence MKNGANNFTTNRIEELRKNIDFTEIPELTEKDFLEGHLKNWKPLKKAVSFRIDLDNLAWLQSSGVKGYQKRMNEVLRWARQNGCPVSQL from the coding sequence ATGAAAAATGGTGCAAACAATTTTACAACTAATAGAATTGAAGAATTACGTAAAAACATAGATTTTACAGAAATTCCTGAACTTACCGAAAAAGATTTTTTGGAAGGTCATCTAAAAAATTGGAAACCTTTAAAAAAAGCCGTATCGTTTAGAATAGATTTGGATAATTTAGCCTGGCTTCAAAGCTCCGGTGTAAAAGGTTATCAAAAACGCATGAACGAGGTTCTGCGTTGGGCAAGGCAAAATGGCTGTCCTGTAAGTCAATTATAG
- the grdA gene encoding glycine/sarcosine/betaine reductase complex selenoprotein A, translating to MVDLKTKKVIIIGDRDGVPGEAIKLCAESAGAEVVYAATECFVUTSAGAMDLENQKRVKELAEKYGPENVIVLLGGAEAESSGLACETVTVGDPTFAGPLAGVSLGLLCYHVAEPEIKSQIDPAVYEEQVSMMEMVMDVDAIIAEISEYRNKGCKFL from the coding sequence ATGGTTGATTTGAAAACCAAAAAAGTCATCATCATTGGTGACAGAGACGGCGTTCCCGGGGAGGCTATTAAGCTCTGTGCAGAATCGGCAGGTGCTGAGGTTGTATATGCTGCAACCGAATGCTTTGTCTGAACAAGCGCAGGAGCAATGGACTTGGAAAACCAAAAGCGAGTCAAAGAATTAGCTGAAAAATACGGTCCTGAGAACGTAATTGTTCTTTTGGGCGGTGCTGAAGCTGAATCTTCAGGTTTAGCCTGCGAAACTGTTACAGTAGGCGACCCGACTTTTGCAGGTCCGTTGGCTGGAGTCTCGTTGGGACTCTTGTGCTATCACGTGGCAGAACCGGAAATTAAGAGCCAAATAGACCCTGCGGTCTATGAAGAGCAGGTAAGCATGATGGAAATGGTTATGGACGTCGATGCTATTATCGCGGAAATTTCGGAATACCGAAATAAAGGCTGCAAATTCCTGTAA
- the trxA gene encoding thioredoxin TrxA — MIELTKENFEQEVHQSKGVTFVDFWSDGCVPCKQLMPDVHAMAERHAGKAKFCSFNIDGARRVAMKEQVLGLPTMLIYVDGERKDSVTGSDLTIGQIEEMVKKYI, encoded by the coding sequence ATGATTGAATTGACAAAAGAAAATTTTGAACAAGAAGTTCATCAGTCAAAGGGCGTAACCTTTGTAGATTTTTGGTCGGACGGATGCGTTCCCTGTAAACAATTAATGCCGGATGTTCACGCAATGGCAGAACGCCATGCCGGAAAGGCAAAGTTTTGCTCATTCAATATTGACGGTGCAAGACGCGTTGCCATGAAAGAGCAGGTTTTAGGTCTTCCTACAATGCTCATCTATGTTGACGGAGAGCGAAAAGACAGCGTTACCGGAAGTGATTTGACCATTGGTCAAATCGAAGAGATGGTAAAAAAATATATCTAA
- the trxB gene encoding thioredoxin-disulfide reductase, producing MSEKYDLVIIGGGPGGMAAGIYAARSKLKTVILEEKPNQGGQCYITEEIENYPGFPESSGPALTEAFKKHAEKFGVEFKRARAEKIELVPNSPTRIVHGSDGVKYECLAVVVATGASARELGCKGEKEHWGKGVSYCATCDGAFFEECEIVVIGGGDSAVEEAMYLTKFADKVTIVHRRDELRAAKSIQEKAFANPKMAFKWNAVVEEVCGDGLVDSVILKDTKTGETSKFDTEGVFVFIGHNPQTAFIQGLVDLDENGYILTNGKMETNVPGIYGVGDVIQKESRQVVTAAADGALAGIWAGHYIDDIKAKMAMKK from the coding sequence ATGTCAGAAAAATATGATTTGGTTATAATTGGAGGCGGTCCCGGCGGTATGGCCGCAGGAATTTATGCAGCCCGTTCAAAATTAAAGACGGTTATTCTTGAAGAAAAGCCCAATCAAGGCGGACAGTGCTATATCACTGAAGAAATCGAAAACTACCCCGGTTTCCCCGAATCTTCAGGTCCTGCTCTGACCGAAGCCTTTAAAAAACATGCCGAAAAATTCGGTGTTGAATTCAAAAGAGCAAGGGCCGAAAAAATCGAACTTGTTCCCAATTCACCTACGCGCATTGTTCACGGAAGTGACGGCGTAAAGTATGAATGCTTGGCTGTTGTTGTTGCAACAGGTGCAAGTGCCAGAGAGCTCGGCTGTAAGGGCGAAAAAGAGCACTGGGGCAAGGGTGTTTCATACTGCGCAACATGTGACGGTGCTTTCTTTGAAGAGTGCGAAATCGTAGTTATCGGCGGCGGAGACTCTGCTGTTGAAGAAGCTATGTATCTTACAAAATTTGCCGACAAGGTAACTATCGTTCACCGAAGGGATGAGCTTAGAGCTGCAAAATCCATTCAGGAAAAGGCTTTTGCCAACCCCAAAATGGCCTTTAAATGGAATGCCGTTGTTGAAGAAGTTTGCGGAGACGGCCTTGTAGACAGTGTTATCTTAAAGGATACAAAGACAGGCGAAACTTCCAAATTCGATACAGAAGGAGTATTCGTATTTATCGGACACAATCCTCAGACAGCCTTTATTCAGGGCTTGGTAGACCTTGATGAAAACGGCTACATCCTCACAAACGGAAAAATGGAAACAAACGTACCCGGTATTTACGGCGTAGGCGATGTTATTCAAAAAGAATCACGTCAGGTTGTTACAGCTGCTGCCGACGGTGCTCTTGCCGGTATCTGGGCAGGCCACTATATCGACGATATCAAAGCCAAGATGGCTATGAAAAAATAA
- a CDS encoding LPP20 family lipoprotein, producing MQKKKQLLKKLVLLILTLTLFSCTSYKNKPEEELPAWIENVPAGDADYEYFTASGTNKNFTLAEADAKNNLINEIIRYLGVSIKTETTTTALGSAENIEKILKSEISQSSAANIKKLKIKNRYSQKNQNGLTVYLLAEYDKNELRKERNRLLKIAEEKILSVSEPQKKADDFFESKKYYSAALYYTKAASAALSSGIENGDIKFRQNISNAKESLKKININLQKDRLKDSLNEILMPINIGISEENVPLLISYKTKIKNNTSIIIEGIETDQNGTANFILHDEKIEPKALIRIELDISEINQMLGSKDFDEYQKAVKELQQIVFKQVIHFEFKKNENKIKNEKKQKGSVSLFIEQDNLKSLNIEEKISDILKDMNFKTISAKNENPSADFFIYVRIETDEVSETADGLLVKLNANIEIKNSNTQEILYKKNISKRGAGFTEKEAHRSASIAMAKAIASAFREIAGE from the coding sequence ATGCAGAAAAAAAAACAACTATTAAAAAAATTAGTTTTACTGATTTTAACTTTAACATTATTCTCATGTACAAGCTATAAAAATAAACCTGAGGAAGAGCTGCCTGCTTGGATAGAAAATGTGCCCGCCGGCGATGCAGATTACGAATACTTTACAGCCTCAGGAACAAATAAAAATTTTACCCTCGCAGAGGCGGATGCAAAAAATAATCTTATAAACGAAATCATACGGTATTTAGGCGTATCAATAAAAACCGAAACGACAACAACCGCTTTAGGCTCCGCCGAAAACATTGAAAAAATATTAAAATCTGAAATCTCGCAGTCTTCGGCTGCTAATATAAAAAAATTAAAAATCAAAAACCGCTATAGCCAAAAAAACCAAAACGGCCTTACAGTCTATCTTTTGGCCGAATACGATAAAAATGAGCTCCGCAAAGAAAGAAACCGCTTATTAAAAATTGCAGAAGAAAAAATTTTATCGGTAAGTGAACCCCAAAAAAAGGCAGACGATTTTTTTGAAAGTAAAAAATATTATTCTGCTGCCCTTTATTACACTAAGGCGGCCTCTGCTGCATTGAGCTCCGGAATAGAAAACGGGGATATAAAATTTAGACAAAATATTTCAAACGCAAAAGAAAGTTTAAAAAAAATTAACATTAATCTGCAAAAAGACAGGCTTAAAGATTCTTTAAACGAAATTTTAATGCCCATAAACATTGGAATATCTGAAGAAAATGTCCCCTTACTAATAAGCTACAAAACAAAAATAAAGAATAATACCTCCATAATAATTGAAGGCATTGAAACGGATCAAAACGGAACTGCAAATTTTATTTTACATGATGAAAAAATTGAACCCAAAGCCCTCATAAGAATAGAGCTGGATATTTCCGAAATAAACCAAATGCTCGGCTCTAAAGATTTTGATGAATATCAAAAAGCCGTTAAGGAGCTTCAGCAAATTGTTTTTAAACAGGTGATACATTTTGAATTTAAAAAAAATGAAAATAAAATAAAAAACGAAAAGAAACAAAAAGGAAGTGTTTCACTTTTTATAGAACAAGATAATCTTAAAAGCTTAAATATTGAAGAAAAAATTTCGGATATTTTAAAAGATATGAATTTTAAAACCATATCCGCAAAAAATGAAAACCCGTCCGCAGATTTTTTTATTTATGTAAGGATAGAAACCGATGAAGTCTCAGAAACTGCCGATGGACTTTTGGTGAAGCTTAATGCAAATATAGAAATAAAAAATTCAAACACACAAGAAATTCTTTATAAAAAAAATATAAGCAAAAGGGGCGCCGGTTTTACCGAAAAAGAAGCTCATAGATCGGCTTCAATTGCTATGGCAAAAGCAATAGCTTCAGCCTTTAGAGAAATCGCCGGCGAATAA
- the holA gene encoding DNA polymerase III subunit delta — protein MANPVWLFMGPEIGERNAAVDTVVKTLSKQYGDIETHTVYAGDTGMGDIISLLQNASLFSSAKLLILKSAELIKKKEDIDLITDWIQSVSKKDKASDSFLILISDETSVAKKISDTVSKTQQKIFWELFENKKQEWVRSFLFREGIEIEDEAVDELLELVENNTDALKTACSHLVLYFQKGSHIAQENIEKLFAHNKEETPFSLFNALTLGELETALSINQKIILSKNSSPVQTIAGLTYCFRRLQDWHKIHRENEYLDDFSLKRFGFSGKTALAQYKRAAKMWNEIQCVKIIALLSETDLELRSLGTSLQNIVMDMCLYEIVCKSGNKIEKYNIE, from the coding sequence TTGGCAAATCCTGTTTGGCTTTTTATGGGGCCTGAAATCGGTGAAAGAAATGCAGCTGTTGATACGGTAGTAAAAACTCTTTCAAAACAATACGGAGATATTGAAACGCATACTGTCTATGCAGGAGATACGGGCATGGGAGATATAATTTCTCTCTTACAAAATGCATCTCTTTTTTCTTCTGCAAAACTCCTTATATTAAAATCGGCAGAGCTTATCAAAAAGAAAGAAGACATCGATTTGATTACAGATTGGATTCAATCCGTTTCAAAAAAAGATAAGGCAAGCGATTCTTTTTTAATTTTAATTTCCGATGAAACATCAGTTGCAAAAAAAATAAGCGATACTGTTTCTAAAACTCAGCAAAAAATATTTTGGGAACTTTTTGAAAACAAAAAACAAGAATGGGTGCGTTCATTTCTTTTTAGAGAAGGCATTGAAATTGAGGATGAAGCAGTTGATGAGCTTTTGGAATTAGTAGAAAACAATACCGATGCTTTAAAAACAGCCTGTTCTCATTTAGTGCTCTATTTTCAAAAAGGCTCACATATCGCTCAAGAGAATATCGAAAAACTTTTTGCCCATAATAAAGAAGAAACACCTTTTTCACTATTTAATGCTTTAACTTTGGGCGAACTGGAAACAGCCCTATCTATAAATCAAAAAATAATCCTTTCTAAAAACTCATCTCCTGTTCAGACAATTGCAGGTTTAACTTATTGCTTTAGGCGATTACAAGACTGGCATAAAATACATAGAGAAAACGAATACTTGGATGACTTTAGCTTAAAGCGTTTCGGTTTTTCGGGAAAAACCGCATTAGCACAATACAAAAGAGCTGCAAAGATGTGGAATGAGATTCAGTGTGTAAAAATAATAGCTCTATTGTCTGAAACGGATTTGGAGCTACGATCCTTAGGCACAAGTCTTCAAAACATAGTTATGGATATGTGCTTATACGAAATAGTTTGCAAATCCGGAAATAAAATCGAAAAATATAATATAGAATAA
- a CDS encoding FAD binding domain-containing protein has product MNELTKNTIVYKARNIQDMQAILKNISNIKPIAGATAFLNKQTDEIVDLPEHVLDLTCLPELKVISKTERYFEFGGAVTLNEILDLGKKNIPPSLYLSIEKIANNAIRSLATIGGNIASADPLSGTFLPMLALDAKLEIRTADDIEWVPFAKYIDKIYAEKRERQFVITRIRIPNETWTKGFYMRLGSVGSIGRDSASFLFLLLVQKNVLSDMRLFFASDKLIRNKEFDNLLLGRNLPLSQAEVPLIMQKARQIFKTEEFSSEFHSACFYNLLEDNLYKLT; this is encoded by the coding sequence ATGAATGAATTAACAAAAAACACGATTGTTTATAAGGCCCGGAATATTCAGGATATGCAGGCTATTTTAAAAAATATTTCCAATATAAAACCGATTGCAGGAGCTACGGCTTTTCTAAATAAGCAAACCGATGAAATAGTGGATTTACCGGAACATGTTTTGGATTTGACTTGCTTACCGGAGTTAAAAGTTATTTCAAAAACGGAGCGCTATTTCGAATTCGGAGGAGCCGTTACATTAAATGAAATATTGGATTTGGGCAAGAAAAACATTCCTCCTTCTTTATACCTTTCTATAGAAAAGATAGCTAACAATGCTATACGCTCTCTTGCAACAATAGGGGGGAATATTGCAAGTGCAGATCCTCTTTCCGGAACTTTTTTGCCGATGCTGGCTCTTGATGCAAAACTTGAAATCAGAACAGCAGATGATATCGAATGGGTTCCTTTTGCAAAATATATAGATAAAATATATGCAGAAAAAAGAGAGCGTCAGTTTGTTATCACACGCATCAGAATTCCAAATGAAACATGGACAAAAGGTTTTTATATGAGATTAGGTTCCGTGGGATCTATTGGAAGAGATTCGGCTTCTTTTCTCTTTTTGCTTCTTGTTCAAAAAAATGTATTATCCGATATGAGGCTTTTTTTTGCTTCGGATAAATTGATACGAAACAAAGAGTTTGATAATCTGCTTTTAGGAAGAAATTTACCTCTTTCGCAGGCAGAAGTTCCTTTAATAATGCAAAAGGCTAGACAGATTTTTAAGACTGAGGAATTTTCTTCAGAGTTTCATAGTGCCTGTTTTTATAATTTACTTGAGGATAATTTGTATAAATTGACATAA
- a CDS encoding (2Fe-2S)-binding protein, producing the protein MKINFNLNKTSVQIEAPANERLLSVLRREFNLLSLKSSCLSGQCGACTVLMNDKPVPACFIPVFKAEGKNIITLEYFKTTDDYKDIAAGFDQAGVEMCGFCDAGKVFFTYAILNSNIDIEEADAEERIRKFYSSTMCRCTSFEDLFSAIEKIGKNQRRK; encoded by the coding sequence ATGAAGATTAATTTTAATTTAAATAAAACATCGGTTCAAATTGAAGCTCCTGCAAACGAAAGACTTTTGTCGGTTTTAAGACGGGAATTTAATCTTTTAAGCCTAAAAAGCTCGTGCTTAAGCGGTCAATGCGGGGCATGTACCGTTTTAATGAATGATAAACCTGTGCCGGCATGCTTTATTCCTGTTTTTAAAGCAGAAGGCAAAAATATAATTACTTTAGAATATTTTAAAACGACTGATGATTATAAAGATATTGCTGCGGGCTTTGATCAAGCCGGTGTCGAAATGTGCGGTTTTTGCGATGCGGGGAAAGTGTTTTTTACATACGCAATTTTAAATTCCAATATAGATATTGAAGAAGCCGATGCCGAAGAGAGAATAAGAAAATTTTATTCCAGCACTATGTGCCGATGTACAAGTTTTGAAGATTTATTTTCGGCTATTGAAAAAATAGGAAAAAATCAGAGGAGAAAATAA